One stretch of Hydrogenovibrio kuenenii DSM 12350 DNA includes these proteins:
- a CDS encoding 4a-hydroxytetrahydrobiopterin dehydratase produces MQNDTPLKDQSCESIAPGSKAMIIPTIEGLVAQMDGWEVPLNYITLEKTFKFKNYHQTVSFVNAVSWIAHKEDHHPEVCFGYNECKIVLTTHSVKGLTQNDFIVAAKIDALLD; encoded by the coding sequence ATGCAAAACGATACTCCACTAAAAGATCAATCATGTGAATCTATTGCACCTGGAAGCAAAGCAATGATTATCCCGACTATTGAAGGCCTTGTAGCACAAATGGATGGTTGGGAAGTACCCTTAAACTACATCACACTAGAAAAAACGTTTAAGTTCAAAAACTATCACCAAACTGTTTCATTTGTAAACGCCGTCTCATGGATAGCTCATAAAGAAGACCACCACCCAGAAGTCTGCTTTGGTTACAATGAATGTAAAATCGTACTTACCACTCATAGCGTAAAAGGGCTGACACAAAACGACTTTATCGTTGCAGCCAAAATTGACGCACTACTGGATTAA
- the rsgA gene encoding ribosome small subunit-dependent GTPase A: protein MSKRKLTKQQQKRVNEKRIDSPNEKASPSEEKNLLGAPEQGLVITNFGKRILVESTEGKLIKCAVRQHLGKPVAGDIVTWQTDIEDNTGVVTSVAPRKQELSRPGFRGQTRMVAANIDLLVIVAPITPGIHPDMIDRYLVVAHQLQLPTILVINKTDLIQSDEQWELIAEALIPYDELDIEIYPTSSESQDGLDDLREALTAKNSVFVGPSGAGKSSLIKALIPDIEIKINTLSESTGLGKHTTTNSILYHLPQTDDTQNAGNIIDSPGVRLFSPAPCDLHELEQAYPDFEPFLGQCKFSNCTHQSEPQCAIRDAVEKGEIHYSRYHSFERLLEEFSNTDKVH, encoded by the coding sequence TTGTCAAAACGTAAACTGACCAAACAACAACAAAAACGCGTCAATGAAAAACGCATTGACTCGCCTAATGAAAAAGCATCACCAAGTGAAGAAAAGAATTTACTTGGTGCACCTGAACAAGGTCTGGTCATTACAAACTTTGGCAAACGTATTCTTGTTGAAAGCACTGAAGGCAAGCTGATTAAGTGTGCAGTTCGCCAACATCTCGGTAAACCCGTTGCGGGAGATATCGTTACTTGGCAAACCGATATTGAAGACAATACAGGTGTTGTCACCTCCGTTGCGCCTCGCAAACAAGAGTTGAGTCGTCCGGGGTTTAGGGGACAAACAAGAATGGTGGCAGCAAACATAGACCTTCTTGTTATTGTTGCTCCAATCACACCGGGCATTCATCCCGACATGATAGACCGCTATCTCGTCGTTGCCCATCAGTTGCAATTACCTACTATTCTGGTTATCAATAAAACCGATCTTATTCAATCTGATGAGCAATGGGAGTTGATTGCAGAAGCACTTATTCCCTATGACGAGTTAGACATTGAAATCTACCCTACTTCCAGTGAATCACAGGACGGACTAGACGATTTACGAGAAGCGTTAACCGCAAAAAACAGTGTTTTTGTCGGTCCTTCTGGTGCAGGCAAGTCTTCTCTGATTAAGGCATTAATTCCAGATATTGAGATTAAAATCAACACTCTATCGGAATCAACCGGACTAGGTAAACACACCACAACCAATAGCATCCTTTACCACCTACCTCAAACAGATGATACTCAAAATGCAGGGAATATTATCGACTCACCTGGCGTTAGACTCTTTAGCCCTGCGCCTTGCGATTTACACGAACTTGAGCAAGCCTACCCTGATTTCGAACCATTTTTAGGCCAATGCAAATTCAGTAACTGCACACATCAAAGCGAACCTCAATGTGCGATTCGCGATGCTGTTGAAAAAGGCGAGATTCATTACAGTCGATACCACAGTTTTGAGCGTTTACTGGAAGAATTCTCAAACACCGATAAAGTCCATTAA
- a CDS encoding YeeE/YedE thiosulfate transporter family protein: protein MIQKGEYTWLKGGLALALVAAIATILVKPIGVSTQFVVTDTIIWKTLDSNVVQVTEKDGKKVYSSPNDYINKARASYAHSASNPINYSYVFVLSMMLGAMLSSMFGGPKASAEEKQVPEAFRRRYGFNPKKRYFFAFLGGIFTLFGARLAGGCTSGHMISGMLQTAVSGYVFAFGVFLVAIPTALLVYGIKRKQA from the coding sequence ATGATCCAAAAAGGCGAATATACTTGGCTCAAAGGCGGGCTTGCCCTAGCGCTTGTTGCCGCAATTGCGACCATATTGGTCAAACCAATCGGCGTTTCGACTCAATTCGTAGTAACAGACACCATTATTTGGAAAACACTTGATAGTAATGTTGTTCAAGTAACCGAAAAAGACGGTAAAAAAGTATATTCTAGTCCCAATGATTATATTAACAAGGCTAGAGCAAGCTATGCACATAGTGCAAGCAACCCTATTAACTATAGCTATGTTTTCGTCCTATCAATGATGCTGGGCGCAATGCTTTCATCCATGTTCGGCGGCCCTAAGGCTTCTGCAGAGGAAAAGCAAGTGCCTGAGGCTTTCCGTAGACGCTACGGTTTCAACCCTAAAAAACGTTATTTCTTTGCTTTTCTTGGCGGTATCTTCACCCTATTTGGTGCACGCTTAGCAGGTGGTTGTACTTCTGGTCATATGATTAGTGGAATGCTACAAACAGCTGTCAGTGGCTACGTATTCGCATTCGGTGTTTTCTTGGTTGCCATTCCAACAGCACTTTTGGTTTATGGCATTAAACGCAAGCAAGCATAA
- a CDS encoding DUF6691 family protein → MEIVLAIILGGAFGMVLQRIGATNPNHIIDMLKLTDLKLAKTILMAIGVSSIVVFIFNSFAPESVHFSVKAAYLGVLIGGMIFGIGFAVGGLCPGTSLASAAEGRKDAIFFVLGGLVGSWLFAIAYEHLKTSALYTTSLGGKSTLAEGVYRHGHEYSSIIGFVSGTVTAVIIGIIMIVLASKLPQAIRKED, encoded by the coding sequence ATGGAAATTGTACTAGCGATTATTTTAGGTGGTGCCTTTGGTATGGTGTTACAACGTATCGGAGCAACAAACCCTAACCACATTATTGACATGTTGAAGTTAACTGACCTTAAACTTGCCAAAACTATTTTAATGGCAATTGGTGTATCTTCAATTGTAGTCTTTATCTTCAATTCTTTTGCACCAGAAAGCGTTCACTTTAGTGTGAAAGCAGCCTATTTAGGCGTACTTATTGGTGGCATGATTTTTGGTATTGGGTTTGCCGTTGGTGGTTTATGCCCTGGAACATCCCTAGCCTCAGCTGCAGAAGGTCGTAAAGATGCTATATTCTTTGTATTAGGTGGTTTAGTTGGATCATGGTTATTTGCTATCGCCTATGAACATCTAAAAACATCTGCGCTATACACCACAAGTTTGGGTGGAAAATCTACCTTGGCAGAAGGTGTTTACAGACATGGTCATGAGTACAGCTCAATTATCGGATTTGTGTCAGGAACCGTTACCGCAGTCATCATAGGAATTATAATGATTGTTCTCGCTTCTAAATTGCCTCAAGCTATTAGAAAAGAAGACTAA
- a CDS encoding c-type cytochrome: MKKLLVALATTGVVFFGATAQAAGNASAGQGTFGTCAGCHGADAHGGVGPKLAGLKAGEIVKLLHKYKSGEQMGPMTSMMAPMAAGLSDADIENVAAYIATLK, translated from the coding sequence ATGAAAAAACTATTAGTTGCTTTAGCTACTACTGGTGTAGTATTTTTCGGTGCCACTGCACAAGCTGCAGGTAACGCTTCAGCTGGTCAAGGTACTTTCGGAACTTGTGCTGGTTGTCACGGTGCTGACGCTCACGGTGGTGTTGGTCCAAAACTAGCTGGTTTGAAAGCTGGTGAAATCGTTAAATTGCTTCACAAATACAAGTCTGGTGAGCAAATGGGTCCTATGACTTCTATGATGGCTCCTATGGCTGCAGGTCTTTCTGACGCAGACATCGAAAACGTAGCTGCTTACATCGCAACTCTAAAATAA
- a CDS encoding methyltransferase family protein, which yields MLQKLAHPVTSYSLVAVQFACIAVLLWFEPWLNFTTWLIPQLLGITLGLWAVATMHLGHFNIVPDPMPDSKLVTTGPYRWIRHPMYSSLLLFFLPTLVHSESPFIWVCYGILVIDLIVKLQYEEKLLNKAFHDYHLYQSRTKRLIPYLF from the coding sequence ATGCTTCAAAAGCTTGCACACCCTGTTACCTCTTATAGCTTAGTTGCTGTTCAATTTGCCTGCATAGCAGTTCTATTATGGTTTGAACCATGGCTTAACTTTACTACTTGGCTTATACCGCAACTCTTGGGCATTACACTGGGTCTTTGGGCTGTCGCCACCATGCATCTCGGGCATTTCAACATTGTTCCAGATCCTATGCCAGACTCCAAACTTGTTACAACCGGCCCTTATCGTTGGATTCGACATCCAATGTACTCCTCGCTTCTCTTATTTTTCCTACCCACTTTAGTGCACAGTGAATCTCCGTTTATTTGGGTTTGCTATGGCATTTTGGTTATTGATCTAATTGTTAAACTTCAGTACGAAGAAAAGCTTTTAAACAAAGCATTTCACGATTATCACCTCTACCAGTCACGTACCAAAAGACTCATTCCATACCTTTTCTGA
- the trpS gene encoding tryptophan--tRNA ligase: MSKPILFSGIQPSGDLMIGNYIGSIKNWVKMQDDYNCLFSLVNMHAITVEQDPAALAKRTLDFVALYLASGIDPNKSTVFIQSHVPEHAELAWVLNCSTYMGELNRMTQFKDKSQKHAQNINVGLFDYPVLMAADILLYQAEMVPVGADQKQHLELTRDLAVRYNNRFDKEIFKVPEPFIPPTTSGGRIMSLQDPTSKMSKSDENKNNFIALLDDSKTIIKKFKKAQTDSGTEITYDVENKPGVSNLLTIYSVISDKSIDEVVKHFDGKMYGHLKVELGELVAEYLKPIQDEFYHLRNHEDELRNILKKGAEQAREQAQATLKDVHEAIGFVLP; encoded by the coding sequence ATGAGCAAACCCATTTTATTTAGTGGAATTCAGCCTTCTGGCGACTTAATGATCGGTAATTACATCGGTTCCATTAAAAACTGGGTAAAAATGCAGGACGACTACAACTGCCTTTTCTCTCTGGTTAACATGCACGCCATTACGGTTGAACAAGATCCTGCTGCGTTGGCAAAACGTACGCTAGACTTTGTTGCGCTTTACTTAGCTTCCGGTATTGATCCCAATAAAAGCACTGTTTTCATCCAATCACATGTTCCAGAACATGCCGAACTTGCCTGGGTACTTAACTGCTCAACCTATATGGGTGAATTGAACCGTATGACACAGTTCAAAGACAAGTCTCAAAAACATGCGCAAAATATCAATGTAGGATTGTTTGACTACCCTGTCTTAATGGCTGCGGATATCCTGCTTTATCAAGCTGAGATGGTTCCTGTTGGCGCAGATCAAAAACAACACCTAGAGCTGACGCGTGATTTGGCAGTACGCTATAACAACCGTTTTGACAAAGAAATCTTTAAAGTCCCTGAGCCTTTCATTCCACCAACAACTTCCGGTGGACGCATTATGAGCTTACAAGACCCGACATCCAAAATGTCTAAGTCAGATGAAAACAAAAACAACTTTATTGCTTTGTTGGATGACTCGAAAACTATTATTAAGAAGTTCAAAAAAGCGCAAACAGACTCAGGAACAGAAATTACCTACGATGTTGAAAATAAACCTGGTGTTTCAAACCTGCTTACTATCTACTCCGTTATCAGTGACAAGTCGATTGATGAAGTTGTAAAACACTTTGACGGCAAAATGTACGGCCACCTAAAAGTGGAACTAGGTGAGCTAGTTGCCGAATATCTAAAGCCTATCCAAGATGAGTTCTATCATCTTCGCAACCATGAAGATGAATTAAGAAACATTCTGAAAAAAGGTGCAGAGCAAGCTCGTGAGCAAGCGCAAGCGACGCTAAAAGATGTACATGAAGCAATCGGCTTCGTACTTCCATAA
- a CDS encoding SulP family inorganic anion transporter, translated as MDSSPATGFDWRKYKADTLSGITVSLALVPEAVAFSFVAGVHPLVGLFAAIIVGFITSMFGGRPGMISAAAGSLAVVMMHLVMEHGVHYLFAAVILMGMFQIFIGAMKWGRFIRMVPSPVMLGFVNGLALIILMAQFTQFKDASGSWLAGDALYAMIGIIAATMAIIYILPRFTKAVPSALAAIILVSAVVMIFDIHAVTVGDRASVHGTIESLIFGDGLEGGFQGASWWGLLPADFFSFHTLWIILPYAIILTIVGTTESLLTMTLIDDITQTRGKGNKECIALGAANCTAGAFGTMGGCALIGQSMINVNSGGIGRLSGISAAVGLLTIVLIASPLIEDVPIGALVGLMFFVVIATFNWSSWNIMRGMTKTDAFIMVLVTALTVIFDLAVAVIAGVIVSALVFAWQHAQRVLLETSTVEKDGKTAKVYKVNGPLFFASAQNFLDMFDLKNDPECVIIDFQHSRVYDHTGVEAIDTLTKRYKALDKKIVLRHLSPECQELLSDAKDLVEVNVSEDPHYHVSLGK; from the coding sequence ATGGACTCTTCTCCAGCAACTGGATTTGACTGGCGTAAATATAAAGCTGATACCTTATCGGGTATCACGGTTTCTTTGGCATTGGTGCCAGAGGCCGTTGCTTTTTCTTTTGTCGCGGGTGTTCACCCACTGGTGGGTTTATTTGCTGCGATTATTGTAGGGTTTATTACCTCTATGTTCGGTGGTCGACCAGGTATGATCTCTGCTGCAGCGGGCTCTTTAGCTGTGGTGATGATGCATTTGGTGATGGAGCATGGGGTGCATTATTTATTTGCCGCCGTCATACTGATGGGGATGTTCCAGATATTTATCGGAGCGATGAAGTGGGGGCGATTTATTCGTATGGTACCTAGTCCCGTCATGCTTGGTTTCGTTAATGGTCTTGCTCTGATCATTTTAATGGCGCAGTTTACCCAATTTAAAGATGCATCTGGAAGCTGGTTGGCTGGAGATGCTCTGTACGCGATGATTGGTATTATTGCTGCAACCATGGCGATTATTTATATTTTGCCTCGATTCACTAAAGCGGTTCCATCGGCACTTGCAGCGATTATCTTAGTCTCCGCTGTGGTCATGATATTTGATATTCATGCTGTGACAGTAGGGGATCGTGCATCAGTTCACGGCACGATAGAATCACTCATTTTTGGTGATGGTTTAGAAGGTGGTTTCCAAGGGGCAAGCTGGTGGGGGTTATTGCCAGCAGATTTCTTTAGCTTTCATACGCTTTGGATTATTTTGCCTTACGCCATTATCTTAACCATTGTCGGAACTACCGAATCTTTGTTGACCATGACGTTGATTGACGATATTACCCAAACACGTGGCAAAGGCAATAAAGAATGTATTGCGCTTGGTGCGGCGAATTGTACCGCCGGTGCGTTTGGAACCATGGGTGGCTGTGCATTGATTGGTCAATCTATGATTAACGTCAATTCAGGCGGAATAGGGCGTTTATCCGGTATCTCTGCGGCAGTAGGCTTATTAACTATCGTCTTGATTGCCTCCCCGTTGATTGAGGATGTACCGATTGGTGCCTTGGTTGGTTTGATGTTCTTTGTAGTTATAGCGACCTTTAACTGGTCTAGCTGGAATATCATGCGTGGCATGACGAAAACAGATGCTTTCATTATGGTCTTGGTAACTGCACTAACCGTTATCTTTGATTTAGCTGTTGCGGTTATTGCGGGTGTGATCGTCTCTGCATTGGTATTTGCTTGGCAGCATGCGCAAAGAGTATTGCTTGAGACTTCTACTGTTGAGAAGGATGGTAAGACTGCAAAAGTTTATAAAGTGAATGGACCATTGTTTTTTGCATCAGCTCAGAACTTCCTGGATATGTTTGATTTAAAGAATGATCCGGAATGCGTGATAATTGATTTCCAACACTCACGTGTATACGACCATACAGGTGTTGAAGCTATAGATACGTTGACTAAGCGCTATAAAGCTCTAGATAAGAAGATAGTGTTAAGACACTTGAGTCCTGAATGTCAGGAGCTGTTATCGGATGCGAAGGATTTGGTTGAAGTGAATGTTTCGGAAGATCCTCATTACCATGTATCACTTGGTAAATAA
- the ppnP gene encoding pyrimidine/purine nucleoside phosphorylase: protein MSQFENVTVVKAANIYYDGKVTSRTVLFPDGSHKTLGIMMPGDYEFGTEAAEVMEMLAGEVEVLLPGETEWKAVSAGETFEVPANSKFGIKIKTVADYCCSYL, encoded by the coding sequence ATGAGTCAGTTTGAAAATGTCACTGTGGTAAAAGCAGCAAATATTTATTATGACGGTAAAGTCACCAGCCGCACAGTATTGTTTCCTGATGGAAGCCACAAAACACTAGGTATTATGATGCCGGGTGATTATGAGTTTGGTACAGAAGCCGCTGAAGTTATGGAAATGTTGGCAGGTGAAGTTGAAGTGTTATTGCCGGGTGAAACTGAGTGGAAAGCAGTTTCTGCAGGAGAGACTTTTGAAGTTCCTGCAAACTCAAAGTTTGGTATTAAAATCAAAACAGTTGCGGATTACTGCTGTTCTTATTTGTAA
- a CDS encoding DUF2721 domain-containing protein, translating into MIQQLASGDSVNTVSHFIQLSVAPVFLLAGVSGLLGVLVNRLNRIKDKVEALENFLATHRSESPIDRRSEDVRGKQQNLRHRARNVNLAILFCTLTGLLVALVIMVMFLNTMFSFSGGLLIAILFVLAMLCLIVSLFLFLREIFMAGDS; encoded by the coding sequence ATGATTCAGCAATTAGCATCCGGCGATTCGGTCAACACGGTCTCGCACTTCATACAACTTTCTGTCGCACCGGTGTTTTTACTGGCTGGGGTCAGCGGTTTGCTGGGTGTATTGGTCAATCGATTGAATCGAATCAAGGATAAAGTCGAAGCGCTGGAAAATTTTCTGGCAACACACCGATCGGAAAGTCCTATCGATCGACGCTCGGAAGATGTCAGGGGAAAGCAGCAAAATTTACGTCACCGTGCCCGTAATGTCAATCTTGCCATTCTGTTTTGTACTCTGACAGGGCTTTTGGTGGCGTTGGTGATTATGGTGATGTTTCTCAACACCATGTTCTCGTTTAGTGGTGGTCTGCTGATTGCCATTTTGTTCGTTCTGGCAATGTTGTGCCTAATCGTTTCGTTGTTTTTGTTTCTGCGGGAAATCTTTATGGCTGGAGATTCCTGA
- the gloA gene encoding lactoylglutathione lyase, protein MRLLHTMLRVGNLQKSIDFYTQVLGMKLLRQKDYPAGEFTLAFLGYGNEDENTVLELTYNWGVESYDLGSGYGHIAIEVPDVYKTTEAVKAAGGKVLREAGPMNAGTTIIAFIEDPDGYQIEFIGEDHDRQ, encoded by the coding sequence ATGAGACTTTTACATACGATGCTACGAGTAGGAAACCTACAGAAATCGATCGATTTTTATACGCAAGTGTTAGGAATGAAATTGTTACGCCAAAAGGATTATCCTGCTGGTGAGTTTACTTTGGCATTTTTAGGCTACGGTAATGAAGATGAAAACACCGTGTTAGAGTTAACCTATAATTGGGGTGTTGAGTCTTATGACTTAGGCTCGGGTTATGGGCATATTGCAATTGAGGTGCCGGATGTCTACAAAACGACAGAAGCAGTTAAGGCAGCAGGTGGTAAAGTGCTTCGTGAAGCGGGGCCAATGAATGCAGGTACAACGATTATCGCTTTTATTGAAGATCCGGATGGTTACCAGATCGAATTTATAGGTGAAGATCACGACAGACAATAA
- a CDS encoding MFS transporter, which translates to MPQVAYRQAYPKLSGFYFFYFTLFGAVIPYISLYYQSLGMGAIQIGQLMAVFVGTKIVAPNLLGWLADKTGKTVYWLRWMGFLTLVSATGFIFWNSFSGLLLTVFFFSFFFHAALPLFESYTFLTLAGFKERYGQIRLWGSIGFIAAVLGVGWQLQVSGDDAYQIYPYILWIISMVVFFTMFWVKDVVTQQQDVSVNNASPLSFLSIVRRPWVISLLLVSVLVQFSHGAYYSFYSIFLKAHGYDQTAIAWLWSIGVIAEIFVFFFMPWLFRSFSVKLLLLLSLVLTLLRWLMIPWVADWLSLLVLAQVFHAASYGLFHAAAIHLIDEHFHGVNQGRGQAIYASASHGFGGGLGMLVAGYAWQGGGAMLAFGISAIAIVFALFIAQKWVQSNHE; encoded by the coding sequence ATGCCTCAAGTCGCATACCGACAAGCTTACCCAAAACTTTCAGGATTCTATTTTTTTTACTTCACCTTGTTTGGTGCAGTCATTCCTTATATTAGCCTTTATTACCAGTCTTTAGGGATGGGTGCCATTCAGATCGGCCAGTTGATGGCTGTCTTTGTCGGTACCAAAATAGTGGCGCCAAATTTACTTGGTTGGTTGGCAGATAAAACGGGTAAAACGGTTTATTGGCTGCGCTGGATGGGGTTTTTAACCTTGGTTTCAGCAACGGGATTTATCTTTTGGAATAGCTTTTCCGGTTTATTGCTTACGGTCTTCTTTTTTAGTTTTTTCTTTCATGCTGCGCTGCCTCTATTTGAGTCTTACACATTTCTGACTTTAGCTGGCTTTAAAGAGCGATATGGTCAGATTAGGCTTTGGGGATCAATTGGATTTATCGCTGCAGTGTTGGGTGTTGGTTGGCAACTTCAGGTTTCAGGGGATGATGCTTATCAAATTTATCCGTATATATTATGGATAATTTCGATGGTGGTGTTCTTTACGATGTTTTGGGTAAAGGATGTCGTCACGCAACAACAGGATGTGTCTGTAAATAATGCTAGTCCGTTAAGTTTTCTATCGATTGTACGTCGTCCTTGGGTAATCAGTTTGTTACTGGTAAGTGTGTTGGTTCAGTTTTCACATGGTGCCTATTACAGTTTTTACAGTATTTTCCTTAAAGCACATGGCTATGACCAAACAGCCATTGCCTGGCTTTGGTCAATTGGCGTTATAGCAGAGATTTTTGTGTTCTTTTTTATGCCGTGGTTGTTTCGCTCTTTTAGTGTGAAGTTGTTATTATTATTGAGTTTGGTTTTGACATTGTTGCGTTGGTTGATGATTCCCTGGGTTGCGGATTGGCTTAGTTTGTTGGTTCTTGCGCAAGTTTTTCATGCCGCCAGTTATGGATTATTTCATGCGGCAGCGATCCATTTAATTGATGAGCATTTTCATGGAGTCAATCAAGGTAGAGGGCAGGCCATTTATGCTTCAGCAAGCCATGGTTTTGGTGGTGGCTTGGGTATGTTGGTAGCAGGTTATGCTTGGCAAGGTGGTGGAGCAATGTTGGCATTTGGTATCAGTGCGATTGCAATTGTTTTTGCACTTTTTATTGCACAAAAGTGGGTACAATCTAATCACGAATGA
- the aroC gene encoding chorismate synthase, with amino-acid sequence MSGNTLGQNFRVTTFGESHGIALGAIIDGCPPGMALSEEDIQVELDRRKPGTSKHATARREDDKVQILSGVFEGKTTGTPIGLIIHNTDQRSKDYAKVAETFRPSHADYTYTQKYGIRDYRGGGRSSARETAMRVAAGAIAKKYLKERLGIEIKGYLSQLGPITVEGVTWPFDNDNEYFCPSPEKREEIREYMDNLLKQKDSVGAKITIVAKNVPVGLGEPVFDRLDADLAHALMSINAVKGVEIGDGFAVAAQRGTEHRDEMSPEGFLANHSGGILGGISTGQDIVAHIALKPTSSIMTPGKSINRDGEATEMVTKGRHDPCVGIRATPIAEAKIALVLMDHFMRNRAQNGDVVPPIMDLAKAGQS; translated from the coding sequence ATGTCGGGAAACACTTTAGGGCAGAATTTTCGTGTCACCACTTTTGGAGAAAGTCATGGTATCGCATTGGGTGCGATTATCGATGGTTGTCCTCCTGGTATGGCGTTATCGGAAGAAGATATTCAGGTAGAGTTGGATCGCCGTAAACCGGGTACTTCAAAGCATGCAACGGCACGACGTGAAGATGACAAGGTACAAATTTTATCTGGCGTTTTTGAAGGCAAAACTACGGGTACGCCAATTGGTTTGATTATTCACAATACCGATCAGCGTTCGAAAGATTATGCGAAAGTCGCGGAAACATTCCGTCCATCTCATGCTGACTATACCTATACTCAAAAATACGGCATTCGTGATTATCGTGGCGGTGGCCGTTCTTCTGCTCGTGAAACCGCTATGCGCGTTGCCGCAGGAGCAATTGCAAAAAAGTATCTGAAAGAACGTTTAGGAATCGAAATCAAAGGGTATTTGTCTCAGCTAGGTCCAATTACTGTTGAAGGTGTCACCTGGCCATTTGATAACGACAATGAATATTTTTGCCCAAGCCCAGAAAAACGCGAAGAAATTCGTGAGTATATGGATAACCTTCTGAAACAAAAAGATTCGGTTGGCGCCAAAATCACAATCGTTGCGAAGAATGTTCCTGTTGGACTTGGTGAGCCTGTGTTTGATCGTTTGGATGCGGATTTGGCACATGCCTTAATGAGTATCAATGCGGTAAAAGGTGTGGAAATTGGTGACGGTTTTGCCGTAGCCGCACAACGTGGAACCGAACATCGTGATGAAATGTCTCCAGAAGGGTTTTTGGCGAATCATTCTGGCGGGATTTTAGGCGGAATTTCTACAGGGCAAGACATCGTTGCGCATATTGCTCTAAAGCCAACTTCAAGCATTATGACGCCAGGCAAGAGCATTAACCGAGATGGTGAAGCAACAGAAATGGTGACGAAAGGTCGTCATGACCCTTGTGTGGGTATCCGTGCTACACCGATTGCAGAAGCAAAAATAGCGTTGGTGCTGATGGATCACTTTATGCGTAACCGTGCGCAAAATGGTGATGTGGTGCCACCAATTATGGATTTAGCTAAGGCTGGACAGTCTTAA
- a CDS encoding porin codes for MSCTTDKLSKNTHSYLHNTLLTLTLCSLFSPSISNASTNLSGGVWFNYNQNLTSGAQNSNGGNIGDEALVLYADGKAKPGEGNWSYSAEWRMGPGSFTDPKHNSTGDQSTLHKAWIGFNLNKNNILRIGKSQVPFGWKTYNFWPGDMLLGAYGDEMDVGAKLSGTKSKWHYDVAYFHQDDWGSTSTDTTDDNGHWGSTAGGASQYRKVQTFVGNAGYEFLPGQTFGVSLQSGKLQDLLATNKPLSGDHYAGVVYYKGKFDKAFVNAQILDTHRNLPTGFATTNGLERKTATNRYALELGQSHNKWTYYIDANWAKSKTSGVNHDMVAAYAPGIKYKYGPGWIYAEYLTQNGYITMNGDVRKGDFSAVYLTMDYYF; via the coding sequence ATGTCTTGTACGACAGACAAACTGTCTAAAAATACGCACTCATACCTGCATAATACACTTTTAACCCTCACGCTCTGCTCTCTATTTTCCCCTTCAATATCAAATGCTTCGACCAATTTATCGGGTGGTGTCTGGTTTAACTACAACCAAAACTTAACCTCAGGCGCTCAAAACTCAAATGGCGGAAATATTGGCGACGAAGCCCTTGTACTTTATGCTGACGGTAAAGCTAAACCTGGTGAAGGCAACTGGTCATACTCTGCGGAATGGCGCATGGGACCAGGGAGTTTTACTGACCCAAAGCATAACTCTACCGGCGACCAATCCACTCTTCATAAAGCCTGGATTGGGTTCAATTTAAACAAAAACAACATATTACGCATCGGTAAAAGTCAGGTTCCTTTTGGTTGGAAAACTTATAACTTCTGGCCAGGCGATATGCTGCTGGGCGCTTACGGTGATGAGATGGATGTAGGTGCAAAACTCAGCGGCACTAAGAGTAAATGGCATTACGATGTGGCCTACTTCCATCAAGATGATTGGGGTAGCACCAGCACCGATACCACAGATGACAATGGTCATTGGGGGTCAACTGCTGGTGGCGCATCACAATACCGCAAAGTACAAACTTTTGTTGGAAACGCCGGTTATGAGTTTCTACCTGGGCAAACCTTCGGTGTTTCACTACAAAGCGGTAAGCTACAAGACTTACTAGCAACCAATAAACCGCTGAGTGGCGATCACTATGCTGGCGTGGTGTACTATAAGGGTAAATTTGACAAGGCCTTTGTCAATGCGCAAATTCTAGACACTCACAGAAACCTACCAACAGGATTTGCCACAACAAATGGATTGGAAAGAAAAACCGCAACCAACCGTTATGCATTGGAGTTAGGTCAAAGCCATAACAAGTGGACTTATTATATTGATGCTAACTGGGCTAAAAGTAAAACCAGCGGTGTCAATCACGACATGGTCGCTGCGTATGCACCTGGTATTAAATACAAATACGGCCCAGGTTGGATCTATGCCGAATACCTAACACAAAATGGTTATATCACTATGAACGGTGATGTACGTAAAGGCGATTTCTCCGCTGTTTACTTAACCATGGACTATTACTTCTGA